The following are encoded in a window of Onthophagus taurus isolate NC chromosome 3, IU_Otau_3.0, whole genome shotgun sequence genomic DNA:
- the LOC111429567 gene encoding trypsin-7-like yields MYFLTITLFYLQFILNCNGNVIQQDIDGRIVGGIPANIEDFPYQISLQYRGQHACGGSIISSKFVVTAAHCTDGAKAESLSVRVGSTSYRDGGKIIQIQKIIQHPSYDNSVIDYDVSILELKDELEFNENVQAIKLAENDVGPNHFAVVSGWGTLKENGKLPSELQQVFVPILSNEECRDFYGEKRITDRMLCAGYTEGGHDSCQGDSGGPLVYKDTLIGIVSWGIGCARPNYPGVYTSIPKIHQYLNEYVI; encoded by the exons ATGTACtttttaacaataacattgttttatttacaatttatccTTAACTGCAACG gAAACGTAATTCAGCAAGACATAGATGGCAGAATCGTGGGTGGTATCCCTGCTAATATCGAAGATTTTCCATATCAAATTTCATTACAATATAGAGGACAACACGCTTGTGGTGGATCAATTATAAGTTCAAAATTCGTTGTTACAGCTGCTCATTGCACAGATgg tgcAAAAGCGGAATCTTTATCGGTTAGGGTTGGTAGCACTTCGTATCGAGATGGCgggaaaataattcaaattcaaaaaattattcaacaCCCTTCCTATGATAATAGCGTTATTGATTACGATGTTTCAATTCTTGAGTTAAAAGATGAATTGGAATTTAATGAGAACGTCCAAGCGATTAAATTAGCCGAAAATGATGTTGGGCCGAATCATTTTGCCGTTGTTAGTGGATGGGGGACTCTTAAAGAG aaTGGCAAACTTCCGAGCGAATTACAACAAGTTTTTGTGCCGATTTTAAGCAATGAAGAATGTAGGGATTTTTACGGGGAAAAACGTATAACAGATCGAATGTTATGTGCTGGTTACACTGAAGGTGGGCATGATTCGTGTCAAGGTGATTCAGGTGGCCCTTTAGTTTATAAAGACACCTTAATCGGAATCGTTTCATGGGGAATCGGATGTGCGAGGCCAAATTACCCCGGAGTTTACACCAGTATACCAAAAATTCACCAATATTTAAACGAATAcgtaatttaa
- the LOC111429572 gene encoding kelch-like protein 6 isoform X2: MEDNQNVTFDVEGTLIKCKKIDLVEKSDYFKVMLHGDFIEKDTNIIKLQDVDLNSFNIILKTLWDESYLINDEDLLTVLQTASMLQFNHIKSNCIEKITELLSPINCLTIWQITEQLDIKPLNLKAKAMSLVEFEIIKDLDCLLELNINQLFKYLSNTKLRTINEFHVFECCMKWFYENNKKEKLCENFDKNRIFKIFMACIDFKTISDGFITEMLLYPDLNNEIVCLLGDILKIKDSNLKEIDYDDESLRFFNNCKQRESFYSPCLVIDSFPRSFKRQKISSMWYYENSPEMSNASTSKIILLYDVKIRDFCKLINIPHEKHSNLQGFELIGYKELLFLFGGEISLGKGNWNNNFWVYNTICDRWERKSKLPFERRHFETCISNDVLYIVGGTGSFRIIQDNMFYYKYKTNEWSKTQILPCAGRQVKCCDFQQKLFLLNINGKCGYLFDLNHNRWIQLPIYDNNIEVIYPNKFSLFSYEDKIYLKGTRLITMNVKDNKLVLEDNKYLNSILYDQIDSVICNDLVYTLYTETVDDKKRVGLEKFDLKSLEKEIIFEKLSENSFLDLNEDVCLFRENIKLFNFQHFSMVENDDYVGDYNL; the protein is encoded by the exons atggaAGATAATCAAAATGTTACGTTTGATGTTGAAGGAACGTTAATTAAGTGTAAAAAGATTGATTTAGTAGAAAAAAGtgattattttaaggttatgttacacggggattttattgaaaaagatacaaatataataaaactgcag gACGTTGATTTAAATTCGTTCAATATAATCCTAAAAACATTATGGGATGAATCATACTTAATTAATGATGAAGATTTATTAACAGTTCTCCAAACGGCCTCGATGCTTCAATTCAACCACATAAAATCGAATtgtattgagaaaataacCGAGTTGTTATCcccaataaattgtttaacaatTTGGCAAATAACAGAACAATTAGATATAAAACCTTTAAATTTGAAAGCAAAGGCGATGTCTTTAGtggaatttgaaataataaaagactTGGATTGtttattagaattaaatataaaccagctttttaaatatttatcaaacACTAAGTTGCGCACAATAAACGAATTCCACGTTTTTGAATGTTGTATGAAATGGTTTTATGAAAACAATAAGAAGGAAAAGTTGTGCgaaaattttgataagaataggatttttaaaatattcatggcgtgtattgattttaaaacgatttctgATGGATTTATTACGGAAATGTTGCTTTACCCAgatttaaataatgaaattgtttgtttattgggggatattttaaaaattaaagactcaaatttaaaagaaatcgatTATGATGATGAATCGttgagattttttaataattgcaaACAACGTGAAAGTTTTTATTCGCCTTGTTTAGTTATCGATAGTTTTCCAAGGAGTtttaaaagacaaaaaatCTCTTCAATGTGGTATTATG AGAATTCTCCAGAAATGAGTAATGCATCAACATCtaaaattatcttattatatg ATGTTAAAATAAgagatttttgtaaattaattaatatacctCACGAGAAGCATTCTAATCTTCAAGGATTCGAATTAATTGGTTATAAagagttattatttttatttggtgGGGAGATTTCGTTAGGAAAAGGCAATTGGAACAATAATTTTTGGGTTTATAACACAATATGTGATAGATGGGAACGaaaatcaaa GTTACCTTTTGAGCGTCGTCATTTTGAAACATGCATTTCAAACGATGTTCTTTACATCGTGGGGGGAACCGGAAGTTTCAGAATTATCCAAGATAATATGTTctattacaaatataaaacga atgAATGGAGTAAAACGCAAATTTTACCATGCGCTGGTCGTCAAGTAAAATGTTGCGATTtccaacaaaaactttttttattaaacataaatggaaaatgtggatatctttttgatttaaaccaCAATCGATGGATACAACTCCCCATTTACGATAATAACATAGAAGTAATTTACCCAAATAAATTTTCGTTGTTCTCTTACGaggataaaatttatttaaaaggaacAAGGTTAATTACAATGAATGTAAAGGATAACAAATTAGTATTGGAAGATAACAAGTACTTAAATTCGATCTTATACGATCAAATTGATTCTGTGATTTGCAACGATCTTGTTTATACGTTATATACGGAAACTGTCGATGATAAAAAACGagttggattagaaaaattcgatttaaaatcgttggagaaggaaattatttttgaaaagttgagcgaaaattcatttttggatttaaacGAGGATGTTTGTTTGTTTCGGGAGAACAtaaagttgtttaattttcaacatttttctaTGGTGGAAAATGATGATTATGTTGgtgattataatttatga
- the LOC111429572 gene encoding kelch-like protein 6 isoform X1: MEDNQNVTFDVEGTLIKCKKIDLVEKSDYFKVMLHGDFIEKDTNIIKLQDVDLNSFNIILKTLWDESYLINDEDLLTVLQTASMLQFNHIKSNCIEKITELLSPINCLTIWQITEQLDIKPLNLKAKAMSLVEFEIIKDLDCLLELNINQLFKYLSNTKLRTINEFHVFECCMKWFYENNKKEKLCENFDKNRIFKIFMACIDFKTISDGFITEMLLYPDLNNEIVCLLGDILKIKDSNLKEIDYDDESLRFFNNCKQRESFYSPCLVIDSFPRSFKRQKISSMWYYDKFKRKRQSLILENSPEMSNASTSKIILLYDVKIRDFCKLINIPHEKHSNLQGFELIGYKELLFLFGGEISLGKGNWNNNFWVYNTICDRWERKSKLPFERRHFETCISNDVLYIVGGTGSFRIIQDNMFYYKYKTNEWSKTQILPCAGRQVKCCDFQQKLFLLNINGKCGYLFDLNHNRWIQLPIYDNNIEVIYPNKFSLFSYEDKIYLKGTRLITMNVKDNKLVLEDNKYLNSILYDQIDSVICNDLVYTLYTETVDDKKRVGLEKFDLKSLEKEIIFEKLSENSFLDLNEDVCLFRENIKLFNFQHFSMVENDDYVGDYNL, encoded by the exons atggaAGATAATCAAAATGTTACGTTTGATGTTGAAGGAACGTTAATTAAGTGTAAAAAGATTGATTTAGTAGAAAAAAGtgattattttaaggttatgttacacggggattttattgaaaaagatacaaatataataaaactgcag gACGTTGATTTAAATTCGTTCAATATAATCCTAAAAACATTATGGGATGAATCATACTTAATTAATGATGAAGATTTATTAACAGTTCTCCAAACGGCCTCGATGCTTCAATTCAACCACATAAAATCGAATtgtattgagaaaataacCGAGTTGTTATCcccaataaattgtttaacaatTTGGCAAATAACAGAACAATTAGATATAAAACCTTTAAATTTGAAAGCAAAGGCGATGTCTTTAGtggaatttgaaataataaaagactTGGATTGtttattagaattaaatataaaccagctttttaaatatttatcaaacACTAAGTTGCGCACAATAAACGAATTCCACGTTTTTGAATGTTGTATGAAATGGTTTTATGAAAACAATAAGAAGGAAAAGTTGTGCgaaaattttgataagaataggatttttaaaatattcatggcgtgtattgattttaaaacgatttctgATGGATTTATTACGGAAATGTTGCTTTACCCAgatttaaataatgaaattgtttgtttattgggggatattttaaaaattaaagactcaaatttaaaagaaatcgatTATGATGATGAATCGttgagattttttaataattgcaaACAACGTGAAAGTTTTTATTCGCCTTGTTTAGTTATCGATAGTTTTCCAAGGAGTtttaaaagacaaaaaatCTCTTCAATGTGGTATTATG ataagtttaaaagaaaacgacaaagtttgATTTTAGAGAATTCTCCAGAAATGAGTAATGCATCAACATCtaaaattatcttattatatg ATGTTAAAATAAgagatttttgtaaattaattaatatacctCACGAGAAGCATTCTAATCTTCAAGGATTCGAATTAATTGGTTATAAagagttattatttttatttggtgGGGAGATTTCGTTAGGAAAAGGCAATTGGAACAATAATTTTTGGGTTTATAACACAATATGTGATAGATGGGAACGaaaatcaaa GTTACCTTTTGAGCGTCGTCATTTTGAAACATGCATTTCAAACGATGTTCTTTACATCGTGGGGGGAACCGGAAGTTTCAGAATTATCCAAGATAATATGTTctattacaaatataaaacga atgAATGGAGTAAAACGCAAATTTTACCATGCGCTGGTCGTCAAGTAAAATGTTGCGATTtccaacaaaaactttttttattaaacataaatggaaaatgtggatatctttttgatttaaaccaCAATCGATGGATACAACTCCCCATTTACGATAATAACATAGAAGTAATTTACCCAAATAAATTTTCGTTGTTCTCTTACGaggataaaatttatttaaaaggaacAAGGTTAATTACAATGAATGTAAAGGATAACAAATTAGTATTGGAAGATAACAAGTACTTAAATTCGATCTTATACGATCAAATTGATTCTGTGATTTGCAACGATCTTGTTTATACGTTATATACGGAAACTGTCGATGATAAAAAACGagttggattagaaaaattcgatttaaaatcgttggagaaggaaattatttttgaaaagttgagcgaaaattcatttttggatttaaacGAGGATGTTTGTTTGTTTCGGGAGAACAtaaagttgtttaattttcaacatttttctaTGGTGGAAAATGATGATTATGTTGgtgattataatttatga
- the LOC111429582 gene encoding trypsin-like isoform X2, with amino-acid sequence MTFRPEPRIIGGKPTHIKHYPYMVNILMRGNHWCGGSYIAPLWVLTAAHCLLNPRTNTPSHHRVFKLRMGVSKLNDLTAQERNAMVVIPHPLFNFYNNSCDIGLIAINMPFELGPTIKFATFPIHFDTYEDKDCTVIGWGITKSNENKFSNDLLSVTVPVVSEVTCGAIYIQPKYRGLFRNHRTICAGYVNGGRDACQGDSGGPLILSGVQIGVVSWGIGCGNEIPGVYTNVFYYKPWIYNTLQGNYLSLRSKADDNMRYKTPFVLCLLLLIVFVHN; translated from the exons ATGACATTTCGACCAGAACCTCGGATCATCGGGGGAAAACCAACCCACATCAAACATTATCCTTATATg gtAAATATTCTGATGAGGGGAAATCATTGGTGTGGTGGATCTTATATTGCGCCTCTTTGGGTTTTAACAGCTGCTCATTGCTTATtga ACCCAAGAACTAATACTCCATCACATCATAGAGTATTCAAACTACGAATGGGAGTCTCAAAACTAAACGATCTAACCGCACAAGAACGAAATGCAATGGTTGTAATCCCACACCCCTTAttcaacttttataacaactcCTGCGATATAGGTTTAATAGCG ATCAATATGCCGTTTGAATTAGGCCCTACAATAAAATTCGCAACATTTCCAATCCATTTTGATACATACGAAGATAAAGATTGTACAGTAATTGGTTGGGGTATTACAAAATCAAATGAA AACAAGTTTTCTAATGACTTGTTAAGTGTAACCGTTCCTGTTGTTTCCGAAGTAACATGTGGGGCTATTTACATTCAACCTAAATATCGTGGGTTATTCCGCAACCATAGAACTATTTGTGCTGGATATGTTAACGGAGGAAGAGATGCTTGTCAG ggcGACTCCGGGGGACCATTAATCCTGTCTGGTGTACAAATTGGAGTTGTTTCGTGGGGAATTGGATGTGGGAATGAAATACCGGGAGTTTACACCaacgttttttattataaaccaTGGATTTACAACACTTTACAAGG GAATTATTTATCTCTACGAAGTAAAGCTGATGATAATATGCGATATAAAACTCCATTCGTGTTATGTTTATTGTTACTAATCGTTTTCGTACATAATTAA
- the LOC111429582 gene encoding trypsin-like isoform X1, whose translation MILNFLFLILLIQMGEFDKIPYGKLVTPSIDELNSTEPTPVQINMTFRPEPRIIGGKPTHIKHYPYMVNILMRGNHWCGGSYIAPLWVLTAAHCLLNPRTNTPSHHRVFKLRMGVSKLNDLTAQERNAMVVIPHPLFNFYNNSCDIGLIAINMPFELGPTIKFATFPIHFDTYEDKDCTVIGWGITKSNENKFSNDLLSVTVPVVSEVTCGAIYIQPKYRGLFRNHRTICAGYVNGGRDACQGDSGGPLILSGVQIGVVSWGIGCGNEIPGVYTNVFYYKPWIYNTLQGNYLSLRSKADDNMRYKTPFVLCLLLLIVFVHN comes from the exons atgatcttaaatttcttgtttttgatCTTATTGATACAAATGG GtgaatttgataaaatccCGTATGGAAAATTAGTAACTCCCAGCATAGATGAATTGAATAGTACTGAACCAACACCGGTACAAATAAACATGACATTTCGACCAGAACCTCGGATCATCGGGGGAAAACCAACCCACATCAAACATTATCCTTATATg gtAAATATTCTGATGAGGGGAAATCATTGGTGTGGTGGATCTTATATTGCGCCTCTTTGGGTTTTAACAGCTGCTCATTGCTTATtga ACCCAAGAACTAATACTCCATCACATCATAGAGTATTCAAACTACGAATGGGAGTCTCAAAACTAAACGATCTAACCGCACAAGAACGAAATGCAATGGTTGTAATCCCACACCCCTTAttcaacttttataacaactcCTGCGATATAGGTTTAATAGCG ATCAATATGCCGTTTGAATTAGGCCCTACAATAAAATTCGCAACATTTCCAATCCATTTTGATACATACGAAGATAAAGATTGTACAGTAATTGGTTGGGGTATTACAAAATCAAATGAA AACAAGTTTTCTAATGACTTGTTAAGTGTAACCGTTCCTGTTGTTTCCGAAGTAACATGTGGGGCTATTTACATTCAACCTAAATATCGTGGGTTATTCCGCAACCATAGAACTATTTGTGCTGGATATGTTAACGGAGGAAGAGATGCTTGTCAG ggcGACTCCGGGGGACCATTAATCCTGTCTGGTGTACAAATTGGAGTTGTTTCGTGGGGAATTGGATGTGGGAATGAAATACCGGGAGTTTACACCaacgttttttattataaaccaTGGATTTACAACACTTTACAAGG GAATTATTTATCTCTACGAAGTAAAGCTGATGATAATATGCGATATAAAACTCCATTCGTGTTATGTTTATTGTTACTAATCGTTTTCGTACATAATTAA
- the LOC111429581 gene encoding replication factor C subunit 3: MSLWVDKYRPKDFQKLDFHKEQAQNLKRLTQQGDFPHLLVYGPSGAGKKTRIICLLKELYGPGVDRLRMEQMEFTTPSNKKLEIMTVSSNYHIEVNPSDVGIYDRVVVMDLIKNVAQSQQLDINGQKEFKVIVLTDVDQLTKDAQHALRRTMEKYIANCRLILTCNSTSQVTPAIRSRCLSIRVPAPTIEEIVSILQITCKKEGLNVPVEFAKKVAIKSNRNLRRALLILESCRVEQYPFQENQQILDPDWLTFIREVAKKITRDQTVQKLGEIRGMLYELITHEIPSDVIFKTLVEELVKNCDMQLKSQVVEKAAFYEHRMKQGSKEIFHFEAFIVCFMCMYKKFIEEALGGF, translated from the coding sequence atgaGTCTTTGGGTAGATAAATATCGCCCGaaagatttccaaaaattggATTTCCATAAAGAACAAGCTCAAAACCTCAAGCGGTTAACCCAACAAGGCGATTTTCCCCATTTATTAGTGTACGGCCCCTCTGGGGCAGGCAAAAAAACCCGGATTATATGCCTATTAAAAGAGTTATACGGACCGGGAGTAGATCGTTTACGAATGGAACAAATGGAATTTACAACCCCTTCAAACAAAAAGCTTGAAATAATGACTGTTAGTAGTAATTATCACATAGAAGTAAATCCTTCTGATGTGGGTATTTATGATCGTGTGGTAGTGATGGATTTGATTAAAAACGTCGCGCAATCTCAACAATTAGATATAAACGgtcaaaaagaatttaaagtgATCGTATTAACAGATGTTGATCAATTAACTAAAGATGCCCAACACGCTTTACGTCGCACGATGGAAAAATATATCGCAAATTGtcgattaattttaacttgtaACTCAACGTCCCAAGTTACTCCAGCTATAAGAAGTCGGTGTCTTTCAATAAGAGTTCCAGCCCCAACAATCGAAGAAATCGtttcaattttacaaataaccTGTAAAAAAGAAGGTTTAAACGTCCCCGTTGAGTTTGCTAAAAAAGTCGCGATTAAATCAAACAGAAATTTACGCAGggctttattaattttagaatcaTGCCGGGTTGAACAATATCCTTTCCaagaaaatcaacaaattttagaTCCCGATTGGTTAACTTTTATACGTGAAGTTGCCAAAAAGATTACTCGTGATCAAACCGTGCAGAAATTGGGTGAAATACGAGGGATGTTGTACGAATTGATTACCCACGAGATACCTTCTGATGTCATTTTTAAGACTTTAGTGGAGGAATTGGTGAAAAATTGCGATATGCAACTTAAAAGTCAAGTTGTTGAGAAAGCTGCGTTTTACGAACATAGAATGAAACAAGGAAGTAaagaaatatttcattttgaagCGTTTATTGTGTGTTTTATGTGTATGTATAAGAAGTTTATTGAAGAAGCACTTGGAgggttttaa
- the LOC111429583 gene encoding tRNA (adenine(58)-N(1))-methyltransferase catalytic subunit TRMT61A: MSFDGFKKVIEESDTVILYLTIHQVYAVKAEPKTKSKKGVLIENVFQTPYGALKCGDLIGKDYGSKITLSKGWGYVLQPTPELWTLTLPHRTQIIYTPDASMIVLQLELNPGSIVIESGTGSGSLSHALIRAVKPHGHLYTFDFHENRVNIAKDEFYDHGLQRYVTVQQRDVCTDGFGTDLDHKADAVFLDLPHPWLAIPHALNSLKETGGRICSFSPCIEQVQKACLKLKELGFQELQTVEVLQSQYNVQTKSLNMLNLEFLRDKKTDMINDNDDTRNKDGMSFSKTLTSIAPSKQAGHTGFLTFATLPPIWARNIHLQIQDDNDNVMRDPNDNM, translated from the coding sequence ATGAGTTTTGATGGTTTTAAGAAAGTAATTGAAGAAAGTGATACTGTTATCCTTTATTTAACGATACATCAAGTTTACGCTGTAAAAGCCGAGccaaaaacgaaaagtaaaAAAGGTGTGTTGATTGAAAATGTGTTTCAAACCCCTTATGGGGCGTTAAAATGTGGAGATTTGATTGGGAAAGATTATGGGTCGAAGATTACTTTGAGTAAAGGTTGGGGGTACGTTTTACAACCGACACCGGAATTATGGACATTAACTTTACCACATCGTACCCAAATTATATACACCCCAGATGCAAGTATGATTGTGTTacaattagaattaaatcCAGGAAGTATCGTTATTGAAAGCGGTACGGGAAGTGGCTCATTATCACACGCTTTAATCCGCGCTGTAAAACCACATGGTCATTTATACACCTTTGATTTTCATGAAAATCGAGTTAATATAGCCAAAGATGAGTTTTACGATCACGGATTGCAAAGATATGTAACCGTACAGCAAAGAGATGTGTGTACTGATGGTTTTGGCACAGATTTAGATCACAAAGCTGATGCGGTATTCCTTGATTTGCCCCATCCTTGGTTAGCAATTCCGCATGCTTTAAACAGTTTAAAAGAAACCGGCGGGAGAATATGTTCGTTTTCGCCGTGTATAGAACAAGTACAAAAAGCTTgtttaaaactaaaagaattAGGTTTCCAGGAATTACAAACCGTCGAGGTTTTACAATCGCAATATAACGTGCAAACGAAAAGCTTGAATATGTTAAATTTAGAGTTTTTAAGGGATAAAAAAACTGATATGATTAACGATAATGATGACACTAGGAATAAGGATGGAATGAGCTTTTCCAAGACGTTGACTTCAATTGCTCCTAGTAAACAAGCAGGACATACCGGGTTTTTAACTTTTGCAACTTTACCACCAATTTGGGCTAGAAATATTCATTTACAAATTCAAGACGATAATGATAATGTAATGAGGGATCCAAATgataatatgtaa